In Chitinophaga nivalis, a single genomic region encodes these proteins:
- the fsa gene encoding fructose-6-phosphate aldolase, translating into MKFFIDTANLAQIQEAHDLGVLDGVTTNPSLMAKEGIKGEEAILKHYEAICEIVDGDVSAEVLSTDFKSIIEEGKKLAAIHPNIVVKVPMIKDGVKAIKWFTENGIRTNCTLVFSAGQAILAAKAGAAYVSPFIGRIDDSNWDGVELIAQISQIYSIQGFKTEILAASIRSALHIVKCAEVGADVCTCPLDSILGLLKHPLTDIGLAKFLEDAKKM; encoded by the coding sequence ATGAAATTCTTTATCGATACAGCTAATCTGGCGCAAATACAGGAAGCTCACGATTTAGGGGTTTTGGATGGGGTGACTACCAATCCGTCCCTGATGGCGAAAGAAGGTATTAAAGGAGAAGAAGCTATTTTAAAGCATTACGAAGCTATCTGTGAAATAGTAGATGGTGATGTAAGTGCGGAAGTATTGTCTACCGATTTTAAATCCATTATTGAAGAAGGTAAGAAGTTGGCTGCCATTCACCCGAACATCGTGGTGAAAGTTCCGATGATCAAAGACGGTGTAAAAGCCATCAAATGGTTTACGGAAAATGGTATCAGAACCAACTGTACGCTGGTATTCTCTGCCGGTCAGGCTATCCTGGCTGCCAAAGCAGGCGCCGCTTACGTATCTCCTTTCATTGGTCGTATTGATGACAGCAACTGGGATGGTGTGGAACTGATTGCTCAGATCTCACAGATCTACAGCATACAGGGTTTTAAAACTGAAATCCTCGCTGCATCTATCCGTAGTGCACTCCACATTGTTAAATGCGCGGAAGTAGGTGCTGACGTATGTACCTGCCCGTTAGATTCTATTCTCGGTTTACTGAAACATCCTTTGACAGATATTGGCCTCGCCAAATTCCTGGAGGATGCAAAAAAGATGTAA
- the glpK gene encoding glycerol kinase GlpK encodes MDKYILSLDQGTTSSRAIIFDHQGSIKAVAQKEFKQIFPKPGWVEHDAMEIWTSQASVAAEVILKARLTGQDIAAIGITNQRETTIVWDRKTGKPIHHAIVWQDRRTAAYCDELIKAGKEQLIRDKTGLRIDAYFSATKIKWMLDNVPGAREKANNGELAFGTVDSWLAWNFSNGQLHITDVSNASRTLLFNIHDMQWDNDLLSLFDIPASLLPAVKPSSEVYGYSEAILTPYRIPIAGIAGDQQAALFGQLCTEPGMIKNTYGTGCFMVLNTGDKPVPSKNNLLTTVAWQINGKTSYALEGSIFIGGAVVQWLRDGLGIIRHSADVEKLAATVPDSDGVYLVPAFAGLGAPYWNQHARGTMVGLTRGSSAAHIARAALDSIAFQTMDVLKALEADAGMPIRELRVDGGATKNNLLMQFQADILQAQVIRPVITETTALGAAYLAGLAVGFWDSIDTIAQQWKIDASFDPGMEEATRQRLCGDWKRAIKAAQAWTEA; translated from the coding sequence ATGGACAAATATATCCTTTCGTTAGATCAGGGCACCACCAGTTCCCGTGCTATTATCTTTGACCATCAGGGTAGTATTAAAGCGGTAGCACAAAAAGAATTCAAACAGATATTTCCCAAACCGGGATGGGTAGAACACGATGCCATGGAAATATGGACATCACAAGCCAGTGTGGCCGCAGAAGTGATCCTGAAAGCCCGGCTTACCGGCCAGGACATCGCCGCCATCGGTATTACCAATCAGCGGGAAACCACCATCGTATGGGACCGGAAAACCGGGAAACCGATCCACCATGCCATTGTATGGCAGGACCGCCGCACCGCCGCCTACTGCGATGAACTGATCAAAGCCGGCAAAGAACAACTCATCAGAGACAAGACCGGCCTGCGCATCGACGCCTACTTCTCTGCTACCAAAATAAAATGGATGCTGGACAATGTACCCGGCGCCCGCGAAAAAGCCAATAACGGCGAACTCGCTTTTGGCACCGTTGACAGCTGGCTGGCCTGGAATTTTTCCAACGGACAACTCCATATTACCGATGTGAGTAATGCCTCCCGCACTTTGTTGTTTAATATACACGACATGCAATGGGATAACGACCTGTTATCTCTTTTCGACATACCCGCTTCCCTCCTGCCGGCAGTAAAACCTTCCAGTGAAGTATATGGCTATTCAGAAGCGATTCTGACGCCTTATCGTATACCCATTGCCGGTATTGCCGGCGATCAGCAGGCAGCGCTCTTCGGGCAGCTGTGTACGGAACCCGGGATGATCAAAAATACCTATGGCACTGGTTGTTTTATGGTATTGAATACCGGCGACAAACCAGTTCCATCCAAAAACAACCTGCTCACCACCGTAGCCTGGCAGATCAATGGTAAAACCAGCTATGCCCTGGAAGGCAGCATCTTTATCGGCGGCGCCGTGGTACAATGGCTCCGCGACGGCCTTGGTATTATCCGGCATTCTGCCGATGTAGAAAAGCTGGCAGCGACGGTACCCGACAGCGATGGCGTATACCTGGTACCCGCTTTTGCCGGCCTGGGAGCGCCTTACTGGAACCAGCATGCCCGCGGCACCATGGTAGGCCTCACCCGGGGCTCCAGTGCAGCACATATTGCCCGTGCAGCCCTCGACAGCATCGCTTTTCAGACGATGGACGTACTCAAAGCCCTGGAAGCGGATGCCGGTATGCCTATCCGTGAATTGCGCGTAGATGGCGGTGCTACCAAAAACAACCTGCTGATGCAGTTTCAGGCCGATATTCTGCAGGCGCAGGTCATCCGCCCGGTGATTACAGAAACCACCGCGTTGGGAGCTGCCTACCTCGCCGGACTGGCAGTAGGATTCTGGGACAGCATCGACACCATTGCCCAGCAATGGAAGATAGACGCCTCCTTTGACCCCGGTATGGAAGAAGCCACCCGGCAGCGGCTGTGCGGCGACTGGAAACGGGCTATCAAAGCAGCACAGGCCTGGACCGAAGCATAA
- a CDS encoding MIP/aquaporin family protein: protein MSPFLAEIIGTAFIIALGDGVVANVILNKSKGNGGGWMVITMGWAMAVFIGVYCAAQYSGAHLNPAVTFALALKGDFPWQEVPAYVAAQLLGAMLGAFLVWLCYKQQFDETSDGNTKLGVFCTIPAVRNKGYNFLTEFVATLVFVIAVLFISKPATGLGSLDALPVAFVVLAIGLSLGGPTGYAINPARDLGPRLTHFLLPIKDKRDSDWGYAWVPILGPLCGAAAAAFIFKYCLQ from the coding sequence ATGTCACCTTTTTTAGCCGAAATAATCGGAACAGCTTTTATCATCGCCCTGGGAGACGGTGTAGTGGCCAATGTGATCCTCAATAAGTCCAAGGGCAACGGAGGTGGCTGGATGGTCATCACCATGGGTTGGGCCATGGCGGTATTCATTGGGGTTTATTGCGCCGCACAGTACAGCGGGGCACACCTGAATCCTGCCGTTACTTTTGCACTGGCGCTGAAAGGCGATTTCCCGTGGCAGGAAGTACCTGCCTATGTAGCGGCACAGCTGCTGGGCGCCATGCTGGGGGCTTTCCTCGTATGGCTTTGTTACAAACAACAGTTCGATGAAACCAGTGATGGCAACACCAAACTGGGCGTTTTCTGTACGATTCCCGCTGTGCGCAATAAGGGGTATAATTTCCTCACAGAATTTGTGGCCACCCTCGTATTTGTGATCGCTGTTTTATTTATCAGCAAACCAGCTACCGGCCTGGGTTCATTGGATGCTTTGCCCGTAGCCTTTGTAGTACTGGCCATCGGATTATCATTGGGCGGCCCTACAGGTTATGCCATCAATCCGGCCAGAGACCTGGGTCCACGGCTGACGCACTTCCTGTTGCCGATCAAAGATAAACGCGATAGTGACTGGGGATATGCCTGGGTGCCCATTCTGGGACCTTTATGTGGCGCTGCCGCTGCCGCTTTTATATTTAAATACTGTTTGCAGTAA